One Sphaeramia orbicularis unplaced genomic scaffold, fSphaOr1.1, whole genome shotgun sequence genomic window carries:
- the ndufc1 gene encoding NADH dehydrogenase [ubiquinone] 1 subunit C1, mitochondrial encodes MTFNRLLFRTILNSRVGSRCMFTSSKPDTANPNWVRVGLAFGAAAAFWGLLFKQHSTDVHEYKVRNGLE; translated from the exons ATGACTTTCAACCGGCTACTATTTCGAACCATTCTTAACAGCAGAG TTGGATCCAGGTGTATGTTCACCAGCTCCAAGCCGGACACTGCCAACCCCAACTGGGTCAGAGTGGGCCTCGCCTTTGGCGCAGCGGCTGCTTTTTGGGGACTG CTCTTCAAGCAGCACAGCACAGACGTCCATGAGTACAAAGTGAGGAATGGCCTGGAATAA